The DNA sequence AAGGCCGCGCTGGCGCAGGCGATGGCAGAGGCGGCGCGTCCCCGCGGGGACACAAAGCGTGTGCTTTTCGTGCTCTCGACCCAGGGCGGCAGGATCAACGTCGCCGGCACCGACACGGCGGCAGATGCTCTGATCCGCATGGCGGGCGGGCAGAATGCCGTCTCCGGCTTCAGCGGGTATCGCCAGATCAGCGAGGAAGCGGTCGGCCAGGCCGCGCCGGACGTGATCCTGATGATGGACCGGGGCGGCGACCACGGGCCGGGAGACGACGAATTGTTCGCCCTGCCCGCGATCCGCCTCACCCCCGCGGCCCGGGACCGCGCGGCGATCCGGATGGACGGGTTGCTGATGCTGGGATTTGGTCCGCGCACCGCCGACGCGGTCCGCGCGTTGAACGCAGCACTTTACGCGCCGGAAGGCTGAGCCGTGGCCGCGTTGTCAGATGTGATCCCCACCGCCCCGCGCGACCGCCTGTCGCGGGCGCGGGCCCTGCACGGATGGCTTGCTGTCGCACTTGCGCTGGCCTGCCTTGCAAGCCTGCAGGTCGGGGCGACGGATGTGACCCTTTCGACACTGGCGGGCAAACTGGTGCAGGGCCAACCCCTGACCCGGATGGAGCATGTCGTGCTGTTCGATATCCGCCTGCCCCGTCTTGCGATGGGCGTGCTGGTGGGCGCGGCCCTGGCCGTGTCCGGTGCGGTGATGCAGGGCCTGTTCCGCAACCCGCTGGCCGATCCGGGCATCGTCGGTGTCGGCGCGGGGGCCGGTCTGGGCGCGATCCTGGCGATCGTGCTGGGCGCGCTGCTGCCCGGCTGGATCACCGAACTCACCGGCCACCAGCTGACCCCGATCGCGGCCTTTCTGGGCGGCTGGGGGTCGACGCTGCTGCTCTACCGCGTGTCGACCCGGAACGGGCGGACCTGCGTCGCGACCATGCTGCTGGCCGGTATCGCGCTGGGGGCGTTGGCCGGTGCGCTGTCGGGCATCCTGGTTTATATCGCCGACGATCAGCAACTTAGGGACCTGACCTTCTGGGGACTGGGATCTCTGGCCGGTGCAAGCTGGGCCAAGGTGCTGGCGGCGGGGCCGCTGATGCTGCTGTCGCTCGTTGTCGCGCTGAGACTTGGCCGGGCGCTGAACGGCCTGGCCCTGGGCGAAGCCACGGCGGCGCATATCGGGATCGACGTACAGCGGATGAAGTCCGTCGCCATCCTCGCGGTGGCAGGCGCCACCGGCGCGGCCGTCGCCGTATCGGGCGGGATCGGCTTTATCGGGATCGTCGTGCCCCACCTGCTGCGGCTGGCATCGGGGCCGGACCACCGGCCCCTCCTGCCCAACGCGGCGTTGCTGGGCGCGACCTTCCTGATCCTCGCCGACGTCATCGCGCGGGTGATCATCGCGCCGGCGGAGCTGCCCATCGGCATCGTGACCGCCGTGCTGGGCGCGCCGGTGTTCCTGTGGATCCTGCTGCGGCGCAAGGGGCTTGTGGCGACATGAGCCTGCTGGCCGAAGACATCCACGTCTCCTACGGGTCCCGCGCCGCCCTGCGGGGCGTCACGTTGACCGCCCGGGCCGGAGAGCTGACCGCCATCGTTGGTCCGAACGGGTCGGGCAAATCCACCCTGCTGGGTGCCATCACCGCCGCGCTGCCCTGCCGGGGCAGGATCACCCTGGACGGAGAGGACATCACCACCCTGAAACCCTGGCAACTGGCGGCACGGCGGGCGGTGCTGCCGCAGGCCTCCGTGCTGGCGTTTCCCTTCAGTGTGATCGAGGTGGTGCGCCTGGGCCAACAGACCGGCACCGCCGGTGCCCTGGACGAGGTGCCGATGCAGGCATTGGCGCGGGTCGGTCTGGCCCATTACGCCGACCGCAGCTTTCAGGACCTGTCGGGCGGCGAGGCGCAGCGCGTCATGCTGGCCCGCGTGCTGGCGCAGGTCTGGGCACCGGTAGAGGAGGGTCAGCCGCGCTGGCTTTTGCTGGATGAACCTGTCTCAAGCCTCGATATCGCCCATCAACTGCAGGTGATGGAGATCGCCCGGCAGTTTGCCCGCGACGGCGGCGGCGTGATCGCGGTGATGCATGACCTGAACCTGACCGCGCTCTATGCCGACCGGGTGGCGATACTGGCGGAGGGGCGGCGCCTGGCCTTTGGCACGCCTGCCGAGGTGCTGACGGATGACACCCTGTCGCGGGCTTATGGCTGCAGGCTGCGGGTCTGCTGTCCGCCTGCCGCGGGGGTGCCCTATGTCCTGCCTCATGCCGCTTCTGTGGGACCGCGCATACCGCAAAATATGCGCGCAACCTTTCTTGACTAAATAAGTCAGAATAGCTACTCATCAGAGGATACCCGACCATAACGCTAAGATTTTTCACACCGTCCAAGCCACCGCCCAAGGCAGCCCGGATGTTCACGAAAAGGAGACAGACGTGACCACACCCGAGCGTGACACCCCAGAGCATACGCACCCCGATGTCGGGCCAGCCTGGCGCGAGATCGTGCAGTCAGCAGGCGACTGCGCCAGCATCCACGGCCTCGCCCTGGAACAGCTGATCGACATGCAGCGGGGCCGCACCCCTGGTCGGGAGGCCGCACAATGATCCTGATGCCGAACCTGCCGTCCTCCCCCCCCGAGACCCGAACCGACGACACCGCTGTCTATGACGCCCGCGATCTGGTGGTGAATGGCGAAAAGGCGAACATCGTGCTGGACGGCCAAACCTACATTCTGCGCATCACCCGCGCAGGCAAGCTGATTTTGACAAAATGACCGACGCGGTGGATAGCCCCGGCAGCACGGTCGTCGGCCGGCTGACCCATGTCCCGCCCTGGGAGGCGGAGCTGATCCTGTCGATGCGGCTGTGGATGGACAGCCTTGAGGGGCAGGCCAAGGTCGGCACCGGCTTTGCCCGCTGTTTCGGCGCTGCGGGCGGTCAGGCAGAGGTACGCCAGTTCGAAAGACTGCTGACCGCGCTCTGCGCCTATGCGCGCAGGCCACTGGTACGACATAGCCTTGGCTGCGACTGCATCGGCTCGGACGAGGCGGTGCTGCAAACCCTCGTGCGGGAGGCGGCGCGCGGCAACCTGGCCGAAGCGGCGATGGTGGCCAGCCTGCTTGTGCCCGCCTCCCAGGCGGAACATGTGGCGCTGATGGCGGCTCAGGTCGGGCTGGCGATGCAGTGCATCGCCCGCCAGCCCCCACCGCCCCACGACGCCGCCCTGCCCCAAAGGGACCGCACGCTTCACTGATCCAACCCCCTAGCCAGACCGGGCCAGCCCCCTTCAAGCGAGATGACCATGACCAAAGTTCCCAGCCCCTGCATCGACGTCTGCAAATTCAAACGCGAAGGCCATTGCATCGGATGCTCCATGACCAAGGCGCAGAAATCCCTGTTCAAGGGCCTCAAGAAGAATGCCGAGCGGGAAGCCTTTGTCGAACTGCTGGTGGCGCAACAGGCTGTGATGGGCCGCTACAGCCATTGGGACAAGGCCTATGCGACCCGCTGCCA is a window from the Sulfitobacter sp. THAF37 genome containing:
- a CDS encoding heme ABC transporter ATP-binding protein → MSLLAEDIHVSYGSRAALRGVTLTARAGELTAIVGPNGSGKSTLLGAITAALPCRGRITLDGEDITTLKPWQLAARRAVLPQASVLAFPFSVIEVVRLGQQTGTAGALDEVPMQALARVGLAHYADRSFQDLSGGEAQRVMLARVLAQVWAPVEEGQPRWLLLDEPVSSLDIAHQLQVMEIARQFARDGGGVIAVMHDLNLTALYADRVAILAEGRRLAFGTPAEVLTDDTLSRAYGCRLRVCCPPAAGVPYVLPHAASVGPRIPQNMRATFLD
- a CDS encoding iron ABC transporter permease, which codes for MAALSDVIPTAPRDRLSRARALHGWLAVALALACLASLQVGATDVTLSTLAGKLVQGQPLTRMEHVVLFDIRLPRLAMGVLVGAALAVSGAVMQGLFRNPLADPGIVGVGAGAGLGAILAIVLGALLPGWITELTGHQLTPIAAFLGGWGSTLLLYRVSTRNGRTCVATMLLAGIALGALAGALSGILVYIADDQQLRDLTFWGLGSLAGASWAKVLAAGPLMLLSLVVALRLGRALNGLALGEATAAHIGIDVQRMKSVAILAVAGATGAAVAVSGGIGFIGIVVPHLLRLASGPDHRPLLPNAALLGATFLILADVIARVIIAPAELPIGIVTAVLGAPVFLWILLRRKGLVAT
- a CDS encoding hemin uptake protein HemP — translated: MPNLPSSPPETRTDDTAVYDARDLVVNGEKANIVLDGQTYILRITRAGKLILTK
- a CDS encoding DUF1289 domain-containing protein produces the protein MTKVPSPCIDVCKFKREGHCIGCSMTKAQKSLFKGLKKNAEREAFVELLVAQQAVMGRYSHWDKAYATRCHKKKVRLSVLDGDKAA